The genome window AAATGAAAGCCCAAGCAAATCTCTTTCAATTGAGAAAAAGTCACGGTATGTGTATGCAAGTGATCTTTGAGTTGTTGTtaggcatttttttttaatatcttttctATTATGTAGGCCTGGCATCCTCTGGAGGAGAGCATTTGATCTTGTTAGAGTTACTAATGAACATGCTTCAACACAGAAAAGGATACTTCCTGGAGAAATTTTGAATTCCAGGAACGTGAAGGCACTTAAAGAGAGATTCACTATTGGCTATCTCTCTTATTATATAGTTCCTAATACAAAACCTGTTGGCCATCAGGTACATATAAAGAATTTTAATTGCTATCAAAATCTGTTTGACTTTCAAACTCATGTTCATTAATTCTAATCATTGCAGGATCTTGTTGGTTTGGTCATCTCAATACTCCTCCTAGGAGATTTTAGCTTGGTCTTACTAACATTACTTCAGTTGTATTCTATCTCACTGCTGGATGTGGTTTTGGTTTTGTCTATTATTCCCATGGGCATACTTATTCCTTTTCCAGCAGGAATTAATGCTTTATTTAGTCATGGACCTAGGTGTTCAGCAGGTCTTGCTCGATTTTATGCTCTATGGAATATCATCTcagttattaatgttgtaagtgaTACCATCCCATGCTTTCCCCTGTTCTTGcctcgctttttttttttttttctgtctgTATTATAACCTTATGTTCAATTATTTCGATTATAATCTCTATATATTAAAGCACAGTTGAGTCAGTAATTGGGATGGTGTACCGTTCTAGTATTTACGTGTATATGTCAAATTTGAAGATACACAATATAATTCTAGGTGATTTTCTCTCTATCAAACAAGTAATAAATATGGAGAGTTACACACTTGCTCAAGATGGAGGCCATGAAAGTGAATTCCCTGACAGAGTAGTTTTTCTATTTCTGATGTACCGAAAGATGTGTTAGCTGCTTTTTCTTTTGGCCATGAAAGAGGCACCTTTTAATTCAGCATTCAGAGTGAACGCCTTCAGTGCACTCTTACTTTTCagaacaacaataataataataatgataataatttgcCTTCAATTCACTTTGTTGAGTGTTGATGCCAAAACCAAAGTGGTTTCTAAATGCCAGCTTTAAATGTTTGAATAGTCAGGAAATTTATTTAGTTGAAAAAGAGGGGAAAATTTTCATCCTTCTGAATTTCCTAAGATTTTAGGAgattatatatttcttgaattttcattttattttcttttcctcaCAGAGTTGCTAgtttataatattgtttttaaattgaaatatacACTGCCTGCCAAAGTGCCAAGTAAGGAGGAGGAGGGACTTTGTTTTCATAGCTAAGCCAAGAATCTTGAGAGtatgaataaataaagaaaattgcCTATGCAACTGTACATTTGCCTATTCTCATTCATTATTGCAACAGGTGATCGCATTTCTTTGTGGATTTATTCATTTTGAGATCCAATCCTCCTCATCAACTAACAAGCATACAGATCCAAACGTCCAGTCCTGGAATCTTAGCAAGTAAGAAGTTGGTATTTAACCTTTTTGGTTGAGATCGAGTTAGTGGGGTGATAATGTGAATGTGGGTGCAGGGATGAAACTGGATGGTGGATGCTGCCTTTGGGACTTTGTCTGATCAAAATCGCCCAAGCTAGACTGGTTAACTATCATGTGGCTAACCTTGAGATTCAAGACCGCACATTGTACAGTAATGACCCCGAAGTGTTCTGGAGCTCATGAAAGGCATTCTGATTCTGAAGCCAACCATATAAATGAGAGTTTGTTGTTTGTGTTATTGTTTTGGTTATTTGTTGAGGTGTAGGTCGGGTATAATGAGAGTTTGAGTTTGTTCTCCTGCCTGGGCTATTTTAAGTTACCCAGTCTCTGATGAATGAATGTAAAAGTAGACAAACTTGATGtgcagaaagaaagaaagaaagcgTTTTCATACATGTAAAGCTGTTGTAAGTTTGTAACTTGTTTAATCATGGAGCCTAGCCTCTGATTTCCTATAAGCCATGTATGTTTGATATTTTGAATGTTAAATGTGATGCAAAATTAAGCAGCTTGATTGGCGTGAATGGCTGTGCACTTTCGTTtttaagagaggtcgggagtttAAACTTTCTCTCGCATTGAAAAACCAATCTGGTCAGTATTTTGACCCTTAATTGAGCTAGCTGAGTATGATACGAGTTTAAAATGCCTCTTCTAGGGATTTAAAGATGCCTCTTATAGTTAGGGTCTGCTCATGACACATAATGAGTGATGGATTAAATACAAAActccaaaagtgaaattaactgGGAATGACCAATTTATGTCCTGCTATATCAACACCTATTTTGCCTTCAAAAGGTAATGAATGTAATATAACAAACTCAATACAAGCTGAGAGTTACTAATCCAATGCAAAGTAGACGACACACACAGAAACAATGATCAAGCTTATGATGCTTTGTCCACTAGCTGTATGGGAGACAAAATGTTGGACTTGCTCGTCTCAACAATACACCCGTTCATCACCATCTCCTCCAGCATGAAGTGCGCTTTCTCCAGATGAAACATGATATCCAACTCACACTAGTAATCCACATAGGAAACAATCAACATAAGAAAGAATATTACCATAATATACACATCATATATTATTGGCCATTAGCTTACCACGTTGCCAAAATGACGATCCATTGTTTCAACTAGCAGGTGAATGAATTCCAAAATTGCAAGCTCATTCTGCCAAGTGTAAGAAGATTGGAATGTTAATATATGCACTTCTTCATGATTAGCACATGAAGATCAGATTCTTGAAAGTCAAGGAATACATAAGATAGTCACGGTTACTTAGATGGGTGCCACTACTAAAGACACAAAATTCCTTCCATGCCACACATAACAACAGGAATAAAAacccttcttcttttttcttctcttcccaCAGAATGAAGATCAGAAATTGAAAGTCTAACTTATTTGACAAATGAATTTAGAAATAAGAAACAACTGTTCCCACCCCATtggcttttgttttgtttttcttttcttctctcccAACAGAATGAAGATCAGAAATTTTATGCGTAGTTTATTTGACAAATGaacaaagaaataagaaataacTGGCTAACTGCTACACCCCATGGgcatttaaataatttttaaaaaaatttttaaaaaaataaaaaaaaaatgcacagcATACTGTATACCCACTTGATTGGCTGTTGATAAACCAAAAACAGATGTAAAGAGAAAGTATGTTTGACGATTATCAAGTTCTAAACCCATAaagatattaaaaattaataaaagtaaacttACTTCTTCATTGTCAACACCAACCATGAAAAACAGTGACGCATATCGCCTGTAGACTATTTTGTAGTTACGATGTTCCACAAATGAACACTGCTTACAGAATCCAGGGAAAACTGAGTTGTTGAAAGTGTATAGAGAATAGAAAAAAGCGCAACACATTCAGGAGTAAAGACAGACATGGAAATCTACACTTAATAAACGTACTAAAAGAAAAACTATCATTAGAAAGTTGATTAGTAATTTAGTAGAATTGCAGCCTCTTTACTAAGCAAATCAATCAAGTCATTAATATAAAGTCCTTGCCACTATCAGAGAAGGAAATATTTAGAAGTTAGAACTTTAAACAAGAGCCTTGTACAACCAAGCAGCAAATATGACTCAGCCTTAGAGCCATTGAGTGGCAATATATATGAAATCACCTCCAGCTTTGTGATTGTTGGTTTTAGTTTCCCAAGCACAACATAAATTGGGTATGAAAATAATGGCGCTAAATATGGGGATGTAATGGAAATGTTAAGTTGAATGGTGTAATTAAGATGTGCAGAAATGCAGAATGACTTCTTAatctttatttattgttttcacAATGGTGGAATACAGAGATTACCCTGAAATTACAAGTGTGATATTATAGTGGATAAAAATGCCAAACCCCAACTCTATCTCCCTCCTTCAAATTTATACTCTTAATTCAAACTGTTCCTACCTCCCTAACCACTCACATTTCCTCTAACAATCCACATTGTCAGCTCCTCCATCTCCCCATCAAACTTGGCACACATGCTTGGTACTGAAACTGTCATGTCTTCTGCTCATGCTGTACATGAATCCCAGATTCCCAACAGCTCTTGGGTAACCGTTAATACATAACCAGTCAATCTAACCAGGCTCGGTTGTTTTGTAGCCCCAAGCCCAGGCACAATTTTCTTTGGGCATATATCCCAACAGGGCTCTATGCCCCTTTGGCAAACCTGGTTAGATTGGTAGATTGTCTATTAACAGTTACCCAAGACTAGTTGGGATTGATGTATCATTGTATCACAACAGTAGTCTATGCCCCTCTAGAGGCTTTAATGCCTCTTCCAGCCTGAGCCTCGAAAGCTTCAGCCCCGCCAAGATATACCCCACCTTGGTGATTAATCAATTCTCCACGTTCCAATTCTACTATGCTGGCTTTCAAGTCTCTATTTAAGTCAAGAAGTCTGATTCTTCAATCTTAAAAATCTAGTTTGTACCAAACAGCACAGCATAACACAACTAAACAATACATTCTACTAGAAATTAATACCAAGAAATTCAATCCTAAACTTCATAATGTATATAGTCTCAATAGCCAAAAGAACAATCCATTCAAAAATCTCCCGGCCCCATATCCACATCGCAAAATTTCCATCATAAAGAGCTATATTTGCAAAGCTGTATACAAATCAACAATAACTAACATATTGGGTGTAATGAAGGCCACGAGATCCTAATTCAGATCAAAACCAATCTTTCTCAACAATTAAACAACGTAGAAGAGATAACGTACCTGTTGCTCATTCCGAGCGAGACACTTGCGAACGATTTCGCCCTCAAGCGCACGCCTTTCTTCTATGGTGAGGTACTCGTAGTACTGAGCTAGCCGAGTCTGGCCTTGCTTGTTCACCATTAGTATGAATCTGATCCCCATCTCCTTCTTCCTTTCTTCCTCTCAACGCGATCTCCCCGATTCACTCGCTCGGTTCAGCTATCAATATTATATACTCCTCCGTATATATATGATCGATCGATCGATCGTATACTCGTATCGAGAAGGTTGAAAATCTCGAGTTTGAACAACGTTAGCAAATTCAATCCGAGTTCAGCTGGGAATGGGAGCTAGACCATTCTGCAGCTTCATATCCTATGTGTATTTGtctatttgacaaaaaaaaaaaaaaaaaattaatataaaatttaaaataattaaatatatttttataattaaataataattactttgaatttatataatatatacatcatAGCTAaattgtggaccacggttcaATTAATGTATGTTGCAATAAATCGAAAAATTATATGAAACAACATTGCTtttagctgtgtggaccacgatcCCCACAATAACTATTGAATTATTGTATCACGATCTACGCAATAACTATTGCATTATTCTATATGAAGCCATagacaatcaacaagaagaCTTTATGGTAATCCGCATAAGATGAAGATCAATAAGGAAAGGGAAATACAAatctacatatatatgaataaaaaaacCCATTCTTATATTATTGATGATTGATGAAGTGTATTGATGACTTCTGAAACTTTGGTAATTTTGATCTAACCAACATAGACACAACTTCTTTCCCTTATTATTTGTACACTACAATTACAGCCTTACAGGTAAGAATCCATGACCTTACATAATAAAtgataaatcaataaaaaaactAGAGTGTAAATATTGATCTTTCCTCccataattacaataataagaATTCTTATCAATACACAAAAAATCCTCCTTCTGAGTAGCCAAAGCAGGCCTCAAAGACAAAAAGTTGCAGCCTTGGGTAGCTCTTCCTCCTGCTTTAATTCAATCACATCTCTTGTTCTCAAGAAACTTGGTTGGTTCGTCGAACACAGAAGCCTCGCCCACATCCTATCCGTGATCACGACGTGGTTTTGGCCCTCGGTGATTCTCTGCACATCCCACACCACAGTTAACAAACAGTtaaagagtttgaaaaaaaacGGAACTATGATCGAACAAGTTATGTACAATAATGTTGTGTTTTTTACTAACGTTATAGGGTATGTAAGCATGTCTGCCGTTTACAGATCCAACTGTGAAGCCGGTGTAGCCCGCCATAGCTCCATGGACCGCACTTTGAGCGAGAAGCGTGCAGTAAACGTTGTCTGATGCATTACTTGGGATAGCCCGGATCATGTATGTGGGATCTGTCAATAAAAAATGGCTCAGAAATCagaatgtttggtaaaatagtgaAACATATCTGCAGATTAGATGGATTTCAGCAGTGAAAACTGACCTATATATTTGAGATTAATGGGCATTTTCTTCTGCTTGGAGAAATGATCCTGAAATAAGTCACAAAACATTGCAGCTCAGCTAAGAAATCATGTATGTTTGTTTGTCCTAGGATTATTTTATTTAGGTTCTGATTTGCAAATACTAAACAACAACTTTACCTTAATCTTCTGAGACAGCCATAGCCCAACATCTTCTAAAACCTTATTTCCTGAAGCATCCTTCTGATTAGCAGAAGATAATAATAGGTTCTCAGAAAGCAGCTCCTGTCCTGCACCTTCTGCTACTACAATCACCATGTGTTCATGTTCTTTGAGTGTTTTCTCTATGTACTCGAAAAGTCCCCCTCGTCCCTCGAGATAAAATGAGGACTCGGGGATCAAGCAGCAATCAACATCTCGGCTGGCAAGCGTGGCATACATGGCTATAAAccctgcatatatatatactccactGTCAAAATGCTGCACACTACATACACTAATGCAAACCatttggaatataatatatatgaagcGTTACCGCTATAGCACCCC of Ipomoea triloba cultivar NCNSP0323 chromosome 3, ASM357664v1 contains these proteins:
- the LOC116013730 gene encoding AP-4 complex subunit sigma gives rise to the protein MGIRFILMVNKQGQTRLAQYYEYLTIEERRALEGEIVRKCLARNEQQCSFVEHRNYKIVYRRYASLFFMVGVDNEENELAILEFIHLLVETMDRHFGNVCELDIMFHLEKAHFMLEEMVMNGCIVETSKSNILSPIQLVDKAS